From the genome of Anopheles moucheti chromosome 3, idAnoMoucSN_F20_07, whole genome shotgun sequence, one region includes:
- the LOC128300312 gene encoding LOW QUALITY PROTEIN: uncharacterized protein LOC128300312 (The sequence of the model RefSeq protein was modified relative to this genomic sequence to represent the inferred CDS: inserted 2 bases in 1 codon; substituted 1 base at 1 genomic stop codon), whose product MAPSTLLSSSLSVATGRLLFTDNIEAAKQSTKKGTNSFHPIHFLSXIILHRSVLFXAMSANENDRDNNPDVILEKLLRKARAKETRWDRIRRKHLNNLTVTSKTVKKFINMDFVDEHQLRMLMSGESAGSGTKPILDPVLVMDIRHEMIRRKEEARTKSSIDPVKAYQQENLENHNRSIELTLCENELNKFRKQLEQMGGAGQGKKTQVSTQKRSILYINIPKIDNGMIYESLEECERYTTHFYQSAIEGTEQLFEEIQDEPVEALKESATIEEIVDREEQEVERDINEDTKVNLMVEYPLNGNHHESEEVPAEQDEDSKIVRFGNTEVITFPADDSSFSLGSEYDFDDNDLFLESLDSDVDEFDETEFQSTDSTADHSGANEETPGNKRDSLPTDSSECLTISRLDTSQSGSKEDDSSSGFSRQKLAYNYDDEESELLEIAPSAEKLSKMDPIVVRKCDLKDYSELCVTNYKPDPDSKDDRVELTEESRKVISNALKEGYLQNHDRAILKQYFFKWLQYTILEKISKGAGVTSTREQKLKRINDFISNIRHSRKKGSMRGGKPAPDPVQPASVKKEYEHRLKVQQDIIELQKLKLERQERIITELKLSKFSEASKISKMEIQSELLKAARTGHVRLRAKAKCIQIVGNIKADTSEEDEMRKLQAQGLMIPKFLAKMQQRALERSQRHQEAKERRMRLEKDREDAKQAAEEAKRQEDEDARKRRYREMREKRKLEKLQKIIREQERQAWIANNQIAKEFRLLKLKRFGMHAFKLLLGIRHENERRSIAYRRRYYKRKYFRKWWSHTNALWESKKALADGLHEYKLYRLAIRHWKMYMHEQRCKLQVAIDWYEVRMAEKVISIWIGKTKQSLMILQGKISHAASHYEWQLKWKVFERWQRLHIILRIEKETEMRRQRWRMKIWELLPDYKPIEEDI is encoded by the exons ATGGCGCCATCGACCCTGCTTTCAAGTTCGTTGTCCGTAGCAACCGGCAGACTGTTGTTTACCGACAACATTGAAGCAGCAAAGCAATCGACGAAAAAAGGCACCAACTCATTTCATCCAATTCATTTCCTTTCATAAATCATTCTTCatcgttctgttttgtt tgcgatgtCCGCCAACGAGAACGACCGCGATAATAATCCGGATGTGATACTGGAGAAGTTGTTGCGGAAGGCACGGGCGAAGGAAACGCGCTGGGATCGTATCCGCCGTAAGCACCTGAACAATCTGACCGTCACGTCCAAGACGGTGAAGAAGTTCATCAACATGGATTTTGTCGATGAACACCAGCTGAGGATGCTAATGTCCGGTGAGAGTGCGGGCAGTGGAACGAAACCAATTCTGGATCCGGTGCTAGTGATGGATATTCGGCATGAGATGATACGCCGGAAGGAGGAAGCACGCACCAAGTCTTCCATCGATCCGGTCAAAGCGTACCAGCAGGAAAATCTGGAAAATCACAACCGTTCGATAGAATTGACGCTGTGCGAAAATGAACTGAACAAGTTTCGCAAACAGCTCGAACAGATGGGCGGTGCAGGACAGGGCAAGAAGACGCAAGTTAGCACCCAGAAGCGTAGCATCCTGTACATAAACATACCGAAAATTGATAATGGGATGATTTACGAAAGCTTGGAAGAGTGTGAACGGTACACGACACACTTTTACCAGAGTGCCATCGAGGGAACTGAGCAGCTATTTGAGGAGATCCAAGATGAACCTGTTGAGGCGTTGAAGGAGTCGGCTACGATCGAAGAGATTGTTGACCGTGAAGAGCAAGAGGTCGAAAGAGATATCAACGAGGATACAAAGGTGAATTTAATGGTAGAATATCCCCTGAACGGTAACCATCACGAATCGGAAGAAGTTCCTGCCGAACAGGATGAGGATAGCAAGATTGTGAGGTTTGGAAACACCGAAGTGATTACCTTCCCCGCGGATGATTCTTCCTTTTCGCTCGGTTCGGAGTATGATTTTGATGATAACGATCTGTTCCTCGAGTCGTTAGACTCGGACGTGGACGAGTTCGATGAGACGGAATTCCAATCAACCGACAGCACTGCGGATCACTCGGGTGCAAATGAGGAAACGCCGGGAAATAAGCGCGACTCACTGCCAACAGACAGCAGTGAATGCCTCACAATATCCCGTCTCGATACGTCCCAAAGTGGTTCGAAGGAAGATGACAGCAGTTCGGGTTTTAGCCGACAAAAGCTGGCCTACAACTATGACGACGAAGAGTCCGAACTGCTGGAGATTGCACCGTCCGCAGAAAAGCTGTCCAAAATGGATCCGATCGTGGTGCGGAAATGTGATCTAAAGGATTACAGTGAACTGTGCGTTACGAATTACAAACCCGACCCGGACAGTAAGGATGATCGGGTGGAGCTGACGGAAGAATCACGTAAAGTGATCAGTAACGCGCTGAAGGAAGGCTATCTGCAGAATCACGATCGTGCCATCCTGAAGCAGTACTTCTTCAAGTGGTTGCAGTACACGATCTTGGAAAAAATATCCAAAGGTGCGGGCGTAACGAGCACGCGCGAGCAAAAGCTAAAGCGCATTAATGACTTTATCAGCAACATCCGACACAGCCGGAAGAAGGGATCGATGCGTGGTGGCAAACCGGCACCGGACCCGGTCCAGCCTGCCTCAGTCAAGAAGGAGTATGAGCACCGGCTAAAGGTGCAGCAAGATATTATTGAGCTGCAGAAGCTAAAACTCGAGCGACAGGAACGTATCATTACCGAGCTGAAGCTGTCCAAGTTTTCCGAAGCGTCCAAAATCTCCAAGATGGAGATACAAAGCGAATTGCTGAAGGCAGCCCGTACCGGGCACGTGCGGTTGCGCGCGAAAGCGAAGTGCATACAGATTGTGGGAAACATTAAGGCGGACACCTCGGAGGAGGACGAAATGCGCAAGCTGCAGGCACAGGGGTTGATGATACCAAAATTCCTGGCCAAGATGCAGCAGCGTGCGCTGGAGCGCAGCCAGCGGCATCAGGAGGCCAAGGAACGCCGAATGCGTTTGGAGAAAGATCGGGAGGATGCGAAGCAGGCGGCCGAGGAAGCGAAACGGCAGGAGGATGAGGAtgcccgaaagcgtcgctacCGGGAGATGCGCGAAAAGCGCAAGTTAGAAAAGCTGCAGAAGATTATCCGCGAGCAGGAAAGGCAGGCGTGGATCGCGAACAACCAGATTGCGAAGGAGTTCCGGTTGCTAAAGTTAAAACGTTTTGGAATGCACGCGTTCAAGCTGCTTCTGGGTATTCGGCATGAGAATGAGCGGCGTTCGATTGCGTATCGAAGGCGTTACTACAAGCGCAAGTATTTCCGCAAATGGTGGTCCCACACGAACGCACTGTGGGAAAGTAAGAAAGCATTGGCCGATGGATTGCACGAGTACAAACTTTACCGGCTGGCTATACGACACTGGAAGATG TACATGCACGAGCAACGCTGTAAGCTGCAGGTGGCCATCGATTGGTACGAGGTGCGGATGGCTGAGAAAGTGATTTCGATATGGATCGGCAAGACGAAACAATCGCTGATGATACTGCAGGGCAAAATATCCCACGCCGCTTCACACTATGAATG GCAACTGAAATGGAAAGTCTTTGAACGATGGCAACGTTTGCACATTATCCTTCGCATCGAAAAGGAAACGGAAATGCGCCGTCAACGTTGGCGCATGAAGATTTGGGAGCTACTGCCCGACTACAAACCGATCGAGGAAGATATCTAA
- the LOC128300313 gene encoding pre-mRNA-processing factor 40 homolog A — protein sequence MSVPPLAGAQPFAPSLVSHFNIPPPGFGAPGGGAGGPVAPVATAVALAAAAAAAAANGTILDPAAPAVAPGAPLATGIVEWSEHKTPEGRTYYYNSITKQSLWEKPDELKTPAEKQLSQCPWKEYRSDSGKLYYHNTVTKESQWVAPPEYVELKEKVASEQTAAEAAKAAALKTSAMASSMLMQSVVLPVVSPAVAGTPTAATSSTVPATVSEVPVGLSALAGVTPGSAENSSSALDQAMAATLAAIEVPDDPIDKRDDESQPGQTDEEPAMEFKDKKEAIEAFKEFLKEKNIPSSSSWEQCVKIIQKDPKFNVFKKLSEKKQAFNAYKTQKLKDEREEQRLKAKKSKEELEKFLMSSDKMNSTLKFYRCDELFANLDVWKSVPDQDRRDIYEDCIFNLAKREKEEARVMKKRNMRVLGELLEAMTSVTYQTTWSEAQVMLLDNASFKNDVNLLGMDKEDALIVFEEHIRGLEREEDEEKEREKKRLKRQQRKNRDQFLALLDTLHEEGKLTSMSLWVELYPLISADLRFSAMLGQPGSTPLDLFKFYVENLKARFHDEKKIIKEILKEKEFIVVRITTFEDFATVVCEDKRSATLDAGNVKLTYNSLLEKAVAAEKERLKEETRRIRKMENELKGVWLEAGLTAVDSWDTAQKLVIDREVYELYEKEDKVERLWEDYIKETEDSCSHHHSRSKKSKKSRKHKKKSRSSSKSLSEASDIEYEKPSSKKKRRSRSRTPLTASDLSESEHELHDEPLHHHNDHHGSERLDRKRKKKKKHHRKPSRTPSYEEVLVMEKNGGGGDGASRSRTPSPEIEKKKKKKDKKKKDKRRTSRSISRASSGGRIRSPLDEGHRSRGDSRSSKMADDAALSESELESQRAALLAQLNEQMDE from the exons ATGTCGGTGCCACCGTTGGCCGGCGCCCAGCCATTTGCACCGTCGCTGGTGTCACACTTCAACATTCCCCCGCCGGGTTTCGGTGCTCCCGGTGGGGGTGCAGGTGGTCCGGTTGCTCCTGTAGCTACCGCAGTGGCccttgctgctgcggctgctgctgctgcggcgaATGGCACGATTCTAGACCCGGCTGCCCCTGCCGTTGCACCTGGTGCACCGCTGGCGACGGGCATCGTCGAATGGTCGGAACACAAGACACCAGAGGGCCGTACGTACTATTACAACAGTATCACCAAGCAGAGTTTGTGGGAGAAACCGGACGAGCTGAAAACACCGGCAGAAAAGCAACTGAGTCAATGTCCATGGAAGGAGTACCGGTCGGATTCGGGCAAGCTGTACTATCACAACACGGTCACGAAGGAATCGCAATGGGTAGCGCCGCCGGAATATGTGGAGCTAAAAGAGAAGGTCGCCTCAGAACAGACAGCAGCCGAAGCGGCAAAAGCTGCTGCTCTGAAAACATCCGCCATGGCAAGCAGCATGCTAATGCAGTCCGTGGTGTTGCCCGTCGTTTCACCGGCCGTGGCCGGTACTCCCACAGCAGCCACATCGAGCACCGTACCAGCCACCGTAAGTGAGGTGCCAGTTGGGCTGAGTGCACTCGCAGGTGTAACACCTGGATCGGCCGAAAATTCATCGTCCGCGCTCGATCAAGCGATGGCAGCGACGCTGGCTGCCATAGAGGTCCCGGACGATCCGATTGATAAACGAGACGATGAATCACAGCCGGGCCAAACGGACGAGGAGCCGGCGATGGAGTTTAAGGACAAAAAGGAAGCGATCGAAGCGTTCAAGGAGTTCCTGAAGGAGAAAAATATTCCCTCCAGCTCATCCTGGGAGCAGTGCGTGAAAATAATCCAGAAGGATCCGAAGTTTAACGTGTTCAAGAAGCTTAGTGAGAAAAAGCAAGCGTTCAATGCATACAAAACGCAGAAGCTAAAAGACGAACGCGAGGAGCAGCGACTGAAGGCGAAAAAGTCGAAAGAAGAGCTGGAGAAGTTTCTCATGTCGTCGGACAAGATGAACTCCACGCTTAAGTTTTACCGGTGTGACGAGCTGTTTGCCAACCTGGACGTGTGGAAGTCGGTGCCGGATCAGGATCGGCGCGATATTTACGAAGATTGCATTTTTAACCTGGCCAAGCGGGAAAAGGAAGAAGCGCGCGTGATGAAGAAGCGCAACATGCGAGTGCTGGGTGAACTGCTCGAGGCGATGACCTCCGTCACGTACCAGACGACATGGTCGGAAGCGCAGGTAATGCTGCTGGACAATGCGTCCTTTAAGAACGACGTCAACCTGCTCGGCATGGACAAGGAGGATGCGCTGATCGTGTTCGAGGAGCACATCCGCGGCCTGGAGCGTGAGGAGGACGAAGAGAAGGAGCGCGAAAAGAAGCGCCTGAAACGCCAGCAGCGCAAAAATCGAGATCAGTTCCTTGCTCTACTGGACACACTGCACGAAGAGGGTAAGCTGACGTCGATGTCACTCTGGGTGGAACTCTATCCCCTAATATCGGCTGATTTGCGCTTCTCGGCCATGCTCGGTCAGCCCGGTTCGACGCCGCTGGATTTGTTTAAGTTCTACGTAGAAAATCTGAAAGCACGATTCCACGACGAGAAGAAGATCATAAAGGAGATTCTCAAGGAGAAGGAATTCATCGTCGTGCGGATTACCACGTTCGAAGACTTCGCGACGGTAGTGTGCGAGGATAAGCGTTCGGCAACGCTCGACGCCGGTAACGTCAAGCTGACATACAACTCGTTGCTCGAAAAAGCGGTGGCAGCGGAGAAGGAGCGGCTGAAGGAAGAGACACGCCGCATCCGAAAGATGGAGAACGAGCTGAAGGGTGTGTGGCTAGAGGCCGGTCTGACCGCGGTGGACAGCTGGGACACGGCCCAGAAGCTCGTCATCGATCGCGAGGTGTACGAGCTGTACGAGAAGGAGGATAAGGTAGAGCGGCTGTGGGAGGACTATATCAaagagacggaggattcttgCAGTCATCACCATTCACGATCGAAAAAGTCGAAAAAGAGTCGAAAGCACAAGAAAAAATCCCGGTCCTCATCCAAATCG CTGTCGGAAGCGTCAGATATTGAGTATGAAAAACCATCCTCTAAGAAGAAGCGTAGATCCCGCTCACGAACTCCACTTACGGCTAGCGACCTGTCGGAGAGTGAGCACGAACTGCACGACGAACCGCTGCATCATCATAACGACCATCACGGTAGCGAACGGTTAGATCGTAAGcggaaaaagaagaaaaagcacCACCGTAAACCGTCCCGCACGCCCTCCTACGAAGAAGTGCTTGTGATGGAGAAGaatggcggtggtggtgatggtgcgtCACGTTCCCGGACACCCTCACCAGAGATAGAGAAGAAAAAG AAAAAGaaggacaaaaagaaaaaggacaaaCGCCGAACGTCCCGATCGATTAGCCGGGCTAGCAGCGGTGGCCGGATTCGCAGCCCGCTGGATGAGGGTCATCGAAGCCGGGGCGACAGTAGATcgtccaaaatggcggacgatGCGGCACTGAGTGAGTCGGAACTAGAATCGCAACGGGCCGCGCTGTTGGCACAATTGAACGAACAGATGGACGAGTAG